In Eubalaena glacialis isolate mEubGla1 chromosome 3, mEubGla1.1.hap2.+ XY, whole genome shotgun sequence, the following are encoded in one genomic region:
- the SLC30A10 gene encoding calcium/manganese antiporter SLC30A10 isoform X1, with the protein MGRYSGKTCRLLFMLVLTVAFFVAELVSGYLGNSIALLSDSFNMLSDLISLCVGLSAGYIARRPRGGLSATYGYARAEVVGALGNAVFLTALCFTIFVEAVLRLARPERIDDPELVLIVGALGLAVNVVGLLIFQDCAAWFACCGRRRRQQQRHQQPAAGGGPRGVFPGPQGAEGRWHAAALPAPGRDSAVTLRVASVDEKGATVFSNVAGDSLTTQNEPEETMKKEKKSEALNIRGVLLHVMGDALGSVVVVITAIIFYVLPLKHEDPCNWQCYIDPSLTVIMVIIILSSAFPLIKETAAILLQMVPKNVNMEELMSKLSAVPGISSVHEVHIWELISGKIIATLHIKYQQDGGDRDASIKIREIFHNTGIHNVTIQFEKVDLKGPLEPKDVQLLCSSPCISKGCSKQLCCPPGALPLAHINGCAEHNGCPPLDLSRSDGLGRRQTAEVALEVSLEGCLSDHGQALSKSQEDSRYINSTHF; encoded by the exons ATGGGCCGCTACTCGGGCAAGACGTGCCGGCTGCTGTTCATGCTCGTGCTCACCGTCGCCTTCTTCGTGGCCGAGCTGGTGTCGGGCTACCTGGGCAACTCCATCGCGCTGCTGTCCGACTCCTTCAACATGCTGTCGGACCTGATCTCGCTGTGCGTGGGGCTGAGCGCCGGCTACATCGCCCGGCGCCCCCGCGGGGGCCTGAGCGCCACCTACGGCTACGCCCGCGCCGAGGTGGTGGGCGCGCTCGGCAACGCCGTCTTCCTTACCGCGCTCTGCTTCACCATCTTCGTGGAGGCCGTGCTGCGCCTGGCCCGGCCCGAGCGCATCGATGACCCCGAGCTGGTGCTCATCGTCGGCGCCCTGGGGCTGGCCGTCAACGTGGTCGGGCTGCTCATCTTCCAGGACTGCGCCGCCTGGTTCGCCTgctgcggccgccgccgccgccagcagCAGCGGCATCAGCAGCCGGCGGCCGGGGGCGGCCCTCGCGGCGTCTTCCCGGGTCCCCAAGGCGCCGAGGGCCGCTGGCACGCCGCCGCCCTGCCAGCCCCCGGCCGCGACTCGGCCGTGACCCTCCGTGTGGCCTCGGTGGACGAGAAGGGGGCGACCGTGTTCTCCAACGTAGCAG GTGATTCCCTGACTACGCAGAATGAACCAGAAGAGactatgaaaaaggagaagaagtcCGAAGCCCTGAATATCAGAG GGGTACTTTTACATGTGATGGGAGATGCCCTGGGGTCGGTGGTTGTGGTGATTACGGCCATCATATTCTATGTGCTTCCCCTGAAACATGAGGACCCATGTAACTGGCAGTGCTACATTGACCCCAGCCTGACTGTCATCATGGTCATCATCATTTTGTCATCTGCCTTCCCACTCATCAAGGAGACTGCTGCCATTCTGCTGCAGATGGTCCCCAAAAACGTCAACATGGAAGAGCTGA TGAGTAAGCTCTCTGCCGTGCCCGGAATTAGCAGTGTCCATGAAGTTCACATCTGGGAACTGATAAGTGGGAAGATCATTGCCACTCTGCACATCAAGTATCAGCAGGACGGGGGAGATCGGGATGCCAGTATAAAAATTCGAGAAATCTTCCACAACACGGGAATCCACAATGTGACCATCCAGTTTGAGAAGGTGGACCTGAAGGGGCCCCTAGAGCCGAAGGACGTGCAGTTGCTCTGCAGCTCACCCTGCATCTCCAAGGGCTGCAGCAAGCAGCTGTGCTGTCCCCCCGGGGCGCTGCCTCTGGCCCACATCAATGGCTGTGCCGAGCACAATGGCTGTCCCCCACTGGACTTGTCCCGGAGTGATGGCCTTGGGAGACGACAAACAGCAGAAGTGGCTCTTGAAGTATCTTTGGAAGGTTGTCTGAGTGACCACGGACAAGCTCTTAGCAAATCTCAGGAGGACTCACGTTATATCAACAGCACACATTTTTAG